From Triticum urartu cultivar G1812 chromosome 2, Tu2.1, whole genome shotgun sequence, a single genomic window includes:
- the LOC125535864 gene encoding E3 ubiquitin-protein ligase DIS1-like, whose amino-acid sequence MASAAYLDDIDAEVIDPPKIEMLDVTELVGDLIEHSPKPNVIVSSNVRELLECPVCLVAMYPPIHQCSNGHTICSGCKPRVHNRCPTCRSELGNIRCLALEKVAASLEVPCKFQNFGCVGIYPYYCKLKHESQCQYRPYTCPYAGSECTVTGDIPYLVNHLKDDHKVDMHSGSTFNHRYVKSNPHEVENATWMLTVFSCFGQYFCLHFEAFQLGMAPVYIAFLRFMGDDAEAKNYTYSLEVGGINRKMTWQGIPRSIRDSHRKVRDSYDGLIIQRNMALCFSGGDRKELKLRVTGRIWKEQ is encoded by the exons ATGGCGTCAGCTGcctatcttgacgacattgatgCTGAAGTTATCGACCCTCCAAAGATTGAGATGTTAGATGTCACGGAACTCGTCGGTGATCTTATTGAGCACTCACCGAAACCAAATGTCATAGTTTCTAGCAATGTGCGTGAGCTATTGGAATGCCCTGTGTGCTTGGTCGCCATGTATCCTCCAATTCATCAG TGCTCCAATGGCCATACCATTTGTTCTGGATGCAAGCCAAGGGTTCATAATCGCTGTCCAACTTGCAGGAGTGAATTGGGTAACATAAGATGCCTTGCTCTAGAGAAGGTTGCTGCCTCTCTAGAGGTTCCATGCAAGTTCCAGAACTTTGGATGCGTGGGAATATATCCTTATTATTGCAAGCTGAAACATGAATCACAGTGCCAATACAGACCCTATACTTGCCCATATGCGGGGTCTGAATGCACTGTCACTGGTGACATTCCATATCTGGTGAATCACTTGAAGGACGACCATAAGGTTGACATGCACAGTGGAAGCACCTTTAATCATCGCTATGTCAAATCAAATCCTCATGAAGTTGAGAATGCCACATGGATGCTTACG GTTTTCAGCTGCTTTGGGCAGTACTTCTGCCTGCACTTTGAGGCGTTCCAGCTGGGCATGGCGCCGGTCTACATCGCCTTCCTGAGGTTCATGGGAGACGACGCCGAGGCCAAGAACTACACCTACAGCCTGGAGGTGGGAGGCATCAACCGTAAGATGACCTGGCAAGGTATCCCTCGGAGCATCAGGGACAGCCACAGGAAGGTCCGGGACAGCTACGATGGGCTCATCATCCAGCGGAACATGGCCCTGTGCTTCTCCGGCGGCGACAGGAAGGAGCTCAAGCTGCGGGTCACCGGGCGAATTTGGAAGGAACAGTGA